The Vidua chalybeata isolate OUT-0048 chromosome 37 unlocalized genomic scaffold, bVidCha1 merged haplotype SUPER_37_unloc_3, whole genome shotgun sequence genome has a segment encoding these proteins:
- the PRODH2 gene encoding hydroxyproline dehydrogenase: MGQGVSEGGEGSPLQVQVQVQVREGRALAALGWWELLRGLLVFALCSHPRLQRDPEAFLRASRRVLGPHLWRALLSVSLWGQFAVGRSPAAVQELAQRLRARGLRPMLALPIEGEGPDGEGEAWFEQNCGAALQCVGLAAASGPEPAMQLKVTALLSQRLCEKLSLRLVKPEGAGLNPEEVAAMLGGQVPELTWLSLAENEHLGRGLRRLEEVAQAAVARGVQVLVDAEMSHLNPALTCLTWGLMWRHNRAGPRAWIWNTWQAYLRDTEAHLGAHLAQVGVAGLRCGVKLVRGAYLEQEQGRARARGCPSPTWDTPEETSASYERCLRLLVAALARPGSRLSLMVATHNEGSALAALRRLSRLPPGSVCFGQLQGMGEHLSLALGAGGFPVYKSVPLGPPEVTIPYLARRAAENRGALGGARRERELLWAELRRRLRPWA, translated from the exons atggggcagggggTCTCGGAAGGTGGGGAGGGGTCGCCATTGCAGGTGCAGGTGCAGGTGCAGGTGAGGGAGGGCCGGGCCCTGGCggccctgggatggtgggagctGCTCCGGGGCCTGCTGGTGTttgccctctgctcccacccccGGCTGCAGCGGGACCCCGAGGCG TTCCTGCGGGCGTCCCGCCGGGTTCTGGGTCCCCACCTATGGCGGGCCCTTCTCTCCGTGTCCCTTTGGGGACAGTTTGCGGTCGGCCGGAGCCCGGCGGCCGTGCAGGAACTGGCCCAGCGGCTCCGGGCTCGTGGCCTGCGCCCCATGCTGGCCCTGCCCATCGAGGGTGAGGGACCCGATGGCGAGGG CGAGGCCTGGTTTGAGCAGAACTGTGGGGCGGCCCTGCAATGTGTGGGGCTGGCGGCCGCCTCGGGCCCCGAGCCCGCCATGCAGCTGAAGGTGACGGCGCTGCTGAGCCAGCGGCTCTGC GAGAAACTCTCGCTCCGATTGGTCAAGCCGGAAGGGGCGGGGCTTAACCCAGAAGAGGTGGCGGCCATGTTGGGTGGCCAG GTGCCGGAGCTCACCTGGCTCAGCCTGGCCGAGAACGAACACCTGGGGAGGGGCCtgaggaggctggaggaggtggcacag gCCGCCGTGGCCCGGGGCGTGCAGGTGCTGGTGGACGCCGAGATGTCTCACCTGAACCCCGCCCTCACCTGCCTCACCTGGGGGCTGATGTGGAGGCACAACCGGGCGGGGCCCCGCGCCTGGATCTGGAACACCTGGCAGGCCTACCTGAGg gACACCGAGGCTCACCTGGGCGCTCACCTGGCCCAGGTGGGCGTGGCCGGGCTCAGGTGCGGGGTGAAGTTGGTGCGCGGGGCTtacctggagcaggagcaggggcgggcccgggcccggggctgcccctcccccacctgggacacacctgaggAGACCTCGgccag CTACGAGCGCTGCCTGCGGCTCCTGGTGGCCGCGCTGGCCCGGCCGGGCTCGCGCCTCTCGCTCATGGTGGCCACGCACAACGAGGGCTCGGCGCTGGCCGCGCTGCGCCG gcTCTCCCGGCTCCCCCCCGGCTCCGTTTGCTTCGGGCAACTGCAGGGGATGGGCGAGCACCTGAGCCTGGCGCTGG GTGCGGGGGGGTTCCCCGTGTACAAGTCGGTGCCGCTGGGCCCCCCCGAGGTGACGATCCCGTACCTGGCGCGGCGAGCGGCCGAAAACCGCGGGGCCCTGGGCGGGGCCAGGCGCGAGCGGGAGCTGCTGTGGGCGGAGCTTCGGCGCAGGCTCCGCCCCTGGGCGTGA